In Algiphilus sp., the sequence CAGCGTGCGTGCGCTATGCCCTTGCGCCGAAGCCGCGGCCGATCATCCGCATCGGCCCGGGCAGCGGCCTGCTGCCACGCCTGGCGCGTGTGCCGGTCGCCATCAGGGATCGTCTGCTGTCCCGGCGCTTCGGACTGCGCCGCTAGAGGCGGCGGGACGAGCCGATGCTGCTGCGGCCCCTCTGAAGGCGCCCGTGTGCCGACGGCAGCTGCCGTGTCTCGTCCCCGGGCAGGGCTTGGATGTGCCGGATCACGGGCGTAGGGTGGTATCCCGCGCATCGCGAACAAGGAGACCGGCATGAGGAGACGACTCTACTTCCTGGTCCCGAATCTGGAGCTCGCCGAGACCATCGTCGACGAGTTCCTGCTCGCCCGCATCGAGGAGCGCCACATCCACGTGGTGGCGAAGGAGGGCGCGCCCATGGGCCACCTGCCCGAAGCCGACCTGCGCCAGAAGACCGATCTCATCGAATCCGCCGAGCACGGACTCGCCGCAGGCGGTGTCACCGGTCTGCTCGCAGGACTGGTGGCGGTGACCTTTCCGCCCGCCGGGCTCGCCCTTGGTGGCGGCCTGGTGGCGGCAACCACGCTTGCCGGCGCCGGCTTCGGTGCCTGGGTGTCCAGCATGATCGGCATCCGGCTGCCCAATCGCGAAATCCGTCAGTACGAGGAGGCCATCGAGCGCGGACAGCTGCTGATGATGGTGGACGTCGGCAAGGAGCACGTCGAAGCCGTCGTCGAGCGCATCCGCCATCACCATCCCGAGGTCGAGGTCGGCGCCACCGAGCCGCACAAGCCGGTCTTTCCCTGAGATCGCGGCATTTGCCCGCCGGCCCGCCAACGGCTACCTTTGTGCCATCAGGAGCGGGGAGCGAGGCCGCATGGGGTGCGAGGTCGATATCGTCTGCGCTTGCGGGGCGGTCCGGGGCAGGCTGCACGACGCGGGTCCGTCGACGGGCGTGCGCTCGAACTGCTACTGCGCCGACTGTCAGGCCTACGCGCACTTCCTGGGGTGCGCCGACACCGTGCTCGACGGGCACGGCGGCACTGACATCTACCTGATCGGCGCCGGCCATCTGGAACTGACCGCGGGCACCGAGCAGCTGGCCTGCGTGCGTCTGACACCCGGAGGACCGCAGCGCTGGTACGCGCAGTGCTGCAATACCCCCATCGCCAACCTCGGTCGTGTGCCCGGCATCGCCTTCGTGGGCATGATCCGCGCCTGCTGGGACGCCGAGGTGGACAGGATCGGCCCATCGCGCGGCGGCATCCACGCGCGGACGGCGCGCGGCGATCGCACCGCGCTGGACGCGACGGACGGCATGGCACCGGCAATCCTGGTGCGGGTGCTGGTGACGCTGGTTGTCGACCGACTGCGCGGCCGCCACCGGTGCAGACCGTTTGCCGATCCCGACAGTGGGCGATCGCTGGTCGCGCCGCGTCAGCTCGGCCCGGCCGAGTACCAGGCGCTGCTGGCCGCAACGAGC encodes:
- a CDS encoding DUF6151 family protein codes for the protein MGCEVDIVCACGAVRGRLHDAGPSTGVRSNCYCADCQAYAHFLGCADTVLDGHGGTDIYLIGAGHLELTAGTEQLACVRLTPGGPQRWYAQCCNTPIANLGRVPGIAFVGMIRACWDAEVDRIGPSRGGIHARTARGDRTALDATDGMAPAILVRVLVTLVVDRLRGRHRCRPFADPDSGRSLVAPRQLGPAEYQALLAATSA
- a CDS encoding DUF1269 domain-containing protein, with the translated sequence MRRRLYFLVPNLELAETIVDEFLLARIEERHIHVVAKEGAPMGHLPEADLRQKTDLIESAEHGLAAGGVTGLLAGLVAVTFPPAGLALGGGLVAATTLAGAGFGAWVSSMIGIRLPNREIRQYEEAIERGQLLMMVDVGKEHVEAVVERIRHHHPEVEVGATEPHKPVFP